The nucleotide sequence CGTCCTGGACCTGGGCGCCAATGTCGACTGCACGGCCGAGCACCTGCTGCAATTCGCCATCATGGGCGCGGCGCTGGCGCAGGCGCTGGATCATTGCGAACGTCCCAGCGTCGGCCTGCTGAACATCGGCGAGGAAGTCATCAAGGGCAACGAAGTCGTCAAGGAAGCCGCGGAACTGCTGCGGGCCAGTCCCTTGAACTTCTACGGCAATGTGGAAGGCAACGACATCTTCAAGGGCACGGTCGACGTCGTGGTGTGCGACGGCTTTGTCGGCAATGCCGTACTGAAATCCATCGAAGGCCTCGCGCGGATGCTGTCCAGCATCATCCGCGAGGAATTCAAACGCAATCCGATCACCCTGCTGGCCGGCGCCATCGCGTCGCCGGTACTCAACCGCCTGCGCAAGCGGGTGGACAACCGGCGCCACAACGGCGCCGCCTTGCTGGGCCTGCGCGGCGTGGTCATCAAGAGCCACGGTTCGGCCGACAGCTATGCCTTCGGTTTCGCGCTGCAGCGCGCGCGCGAGGCAGTCGCCAGCAAATTGCTGGAACGCACCAACCAGAGCATGGCGCAGATCCGGCAGCAGGGCATACATATCAACGACGCGGCCGTACCCATGCCGCGCGCGGCCGGGGACTCCGCCTGATGAACCACACTCCGCAGTATTCGGTGATCGCCGGCACCGGCAGCTATCTGCCTCCGCGCGTGGTATCCAATGACGACCTGGCCGCCGAGCTGGCTTCGCGCGATATCCAGACCTCCGACGCGTGGATCGTCGAGCGCACGGGCATCCGCCAGCGCCATCTGGCCGAGCGCGGCGTCACGACCAGCGACCTGGCCTTCGAGGCCGGCCGGCTGGCCATTGAAAACGCCGGCCTGCAGCCCCAGGACATCGACCTTATCGTCGTGGCCACCTCCACGCCCGATTTCGTCTTCCCCAGCACTGCCTGCCTGGTGCAGAGCAAGCTGGGCATCAAGGGCGGCGCGGCGTTCGATGTACAGGCCGTGTGCAGCGGCTTCGTCTATGCACTGACCACCGCCGACAGTTTCATCCGCGCGCGGCGCGCCCGCCACGCGCTGGTCATCGGCGCGGAGGTCTTCTCGCGCATTCTCGACTGGAACGACCGCTCGACCTGCGTGCTGTTCGGCGACGGCGCCGGCGCGGTCGTGCTGTCGGCATCGGCGGAGCCCGGCGTACTGGCCGCGCAACTGCATGCCGACGGCAGCCAGACCCGCATCCTGTGCGCGGCCGGCAATGTCGCCTATGGCGAAGTGGTGGGCGATCCCTTTCTGCGCATGGACGGGCAGGCGGTATTCAAGCAGGCGGTCACCGTGCTGGAGCGTTCCGCGCGCGACGTCTGCGCCGAGGCCGGCATCGAGCTGGATGCCGTCGATCTGCTCGTCCCGCATCAGGCAAACGTGCGCATCCTTAACTTCCTCGCGCGCAAATTGCACCTGCCGGCGGACAAACTGGTGGTCACGGTCGACCGCCATGCCAATACCTCCGCGGCCAGCGTGCCGCTGGCGCTGGACGTCGCGCGGCGCGAAGGCCGCGCCAAGCCGGGCCATCTGGTCCTGATGCAGGGCGTGGGCGGCGGCTTCACGTGGGGCTCGGTGCTGGCCCGCCTGACCGCCTGAGCACCTCTTACAACGACAACCTGATCTGATCGGCTTTCGATGAAAATCGCTTTTGTATTTCCCGGCCAGGGGTCGCAATCGGTCGGCATGCTGGACGCCTGGAAAGGCAACGCCGCCGTCGCGGACACGCTGGCGCGCGCATCCGCCGCCCTGTCGCAGGATCTGGACGCGCTGATTGCCCAAGGCCCGGCGGAACAACTGAACCTGACCACCAATACCCAGCCCGCCATGTTGACGGCGGGCGTCGCGATGTACCAGGCCTGGCTGGCCGCCGGCGGACGCCGCCCGGACATCGTGGCGGGCCATAGCCTGGGCGAATATGCCGCGCTGACGGCCGCGCAGGCGCTGTCCCTGGAAGACGCCGTGCGCCTGGTGCGCATCCGCGCCGACGCCATGCAGGCGGCCGTGCCCGTCGGCACCGGCGCCATGGCCGCGGTCCTGGGCCTGGACGACGATGCCGTGCGCGCGGCTTGCGCGCAGGCCGCGCAGGGCGAAGTCGTCGAGGCCGTCAATTTCAATGCCCCCGCCCAGGTGGTCATCGCCGGGCACAAGGCGGCCGTCGAACGCGCTTGCGAGGCCGCCAAGGCGGCCGGCGCCAAGCGTGCCTTGCTGCTGCCGGTATCGGCGCCTTTTCATTCCAGCCTGCTGGAGCCCGCCGCCGCGGTGCTGTCGCGCGCGCTGGCCGAGGTCGCGGTGGCCGCGCCGGCCATCCCCGTGGTAAATAACGTGGATGTCGCCACGCCCGACGATCCGGCCGCCATCCGCGACGCGCTCGTGCGGCAGGCCTGGCACCCCGTGCGTTGGGTGGAGACCATCCAGGCGATGAAGGCACAGGGCGTCACCCATGTCGTCGAGTGCGGTCCCGGCAAGGTGCTCACCGGCCTGATCAAGCGTATCGATGGCGAGCTCACCGGCCTGGCGATCACCGATCCCGCCTCGCTGGATGCCGCGCTGGCCGCGGTCGGATCCCACTGACAAGGAAACCCCTCCATGGAACTGCAAGGAAAGATCGCTCTGGTGACCGGCGCCACCCGCGGGATCGGCAAGGCGATCGCGCATGAGCTCGCCACGCGCGGCGCGACCGTGGTCGGTACCGCCACCTCCGCGTCCGGGGCCGAAACGATCAACGACGCCTTGGCGCCCCACGGCGGCCGCGGCGTGGTCCTCGACGTGACCGACGCGCAGGCGTGCGACGCCCTGATCGAAACGCTGGCCAAGGAAGGCGGCCCGCACATCCTCGTGAACAATGCGGGCATCACGCGCGATACGCTGGCGATGCGCATGAAGGACGAGGACTGGGACGCCGTCATCGATACCAACCTGGCGGCGGTGTTCCGGCTGTCGCGCGGCGTCATGCGCGGCATGATGAAGGCGCGCTGGGGCCGTATCGTCAACGTCACCTCGGTGGTCGGTTCCAGCGGTAATCCCGGACAAGCGAACTACGCCGCCGCCAAGGCCGGCGTGGCCGGCATGTCCCGTGCGCTTGCACGCGAACTGGGCAGCCGGAACATCACCGTCAATTGCGTGGCGCCCGGTTTCATCGATACCGACATGACCCGCGTGCTTGGCGAAACGCAAACGGCGGCGCTGCTGCAGCAGATTCCGGTCGGCAGGCTGGGTTCGCCGGCCGATATCGCCCATGCCGTCGCGTTCCTGGCCAGCCCGCAGGCCGGTTACATTACCGGCACGACGCTGCACGTGAACGGCGGCATGTATATGTAAATTACCGTCTCCCGGCATGCGGGCCGCAAGGCCTGTCGGCCGGGAATCCATTTTTGTCACAGCCCGGCGTTGGCATTGCGCGGCGCTTGGCTATAATTCGCGGGATTTTTCCCAATTGGAGATCTGCATGGAAAGCATCGAACAGCGCGTCAAGAAGATCGTCGCTGAACAACTTGGCGTCAATGAAGCCGAGATCAAGAACGAATCTTCCTTTCTTGACGACCTCGGTGCCGATTCGCTCGACATGGTTGAGCTGGTCATGGCCCTCGAAGACGAATTCGAGACCGAGATCCCCGACGAAGAGGCCGAGAAAATCACGACCGTGCAACAAGCGATTGACTACATCAATTCGCACGGCAAGCAATAAGCGATCAGCCTGTCTTTCCTTGCGTCGCGGCGTGCAACGCCCCGCGGGGAACCAGGGCGGTTTTTGGACTATGCCGCGCGGATGCTGCGCGGGGCGGCGCGCCTGCCCCCGTCAAGCCATTTTCCGCGCCAGCGGCGTATTCCAGGCCGCCTTTCTTTTGTCTGTTTAGGAGTCATCCGTGAAACGACGCGTCGTCATCACCGGACTCGGCATCGTGTCCCCCGTGGGCAATGACGTGTCGAGCGCCTGGGACAATATCGTCAACGGACGTTCCGGCATCGGCCGTATTACCCGTTTCGATCCTTCCGCGCTGACTACCCACATCGCGGGCGAAGTTCGCGACTTCGACGTCACGCAATACCTGCCCGCCAAGGAAGCCCGTCAGATGGATACCTTCATCCACTACGGACTGGCCGCGGGCGTGCAGGCCTGGCGCGACAGCGGGCTGGAAGTCACCGAGGCCAATGCCGAACGCATCGGCGTCATTATCGGTTCCGGCATCGGTGGATTGCCGCGTATCGAAGAAACGCAGACGGATTTGCTGGCACGCGGTCCGCGACGCATCTCGCCCTTCTTCGTGCCTGGCGCGCTGATCAACCTGATCTCCGGTCAGCTGTCGATCATGTACGGATTCAAGGGACCGAGCTACGCGGTGGTGTCGGCGTGCACCACGGGCCTGCACAGCATCGGCGATTCCGCGCGCATGATCGAATACGGCGACGCGGACATCATGATCGCGGGCGGCGCGGAATCCACCGTGTCGCCGCTGGGCATAGGCGGCTTCGCCGCCATGCGCGCGCTCTCCACCCGCAATGACGATCCGGCCACGGCCTCGCGTCCCTGGGACCGCGACCGCGACGGCTTCGTGCTGGGCGAGGGCGCCGGCGTGGTGGTGCTGGAAGAGTACGAACATGCCAAGAAGCGCGGCGCGCGCATCTACGGCGAGTTCGTCGGCTACGGCATGAGTTCCGACGCCCATCACATCACGGCTCCCGATAAGGACGGCCCGCGCCGCGGCATCGTCAACGCCTTGCGCAACGGCGGCCTGAACCCGGAAGACGTGCAGTACGTCAACGCGCACGGTACCTCCACGCCCCTGGGCGACAAGAACGAATCGGATGCGCTGAAGCTGGCGTTCGGCGACCATGCCCGCAAGCTGGTGGTCAATTCGACCAAGTCCATGACCGGGCACCTGCTCGGCGCGGCGGGCGGCATCGAAGCGGTCTTTACCACCCTGGCGGTCTATCACCAGGTCTCGCCGCCCACCATCAATCTGTTCAACCAGGATCCCGAGTGCGACCTGGACTACTGCGCCAACGAGGCGCGGGAGATGACCATCAACGTGGCGCTGTCCAATTCCTTCGGGTTCGGCGGCACGAACGGGTCGATGGCCGTGCGGCGGATGTAAGGGAGCGTGCGTGCACCCGGACTGGACGTTGCGCGTACCGATACTGCGGCCCCGGTTGGCCGCGTGGCTGGACGCCGTCGCCCTGGTGGCGGCGCTGGCCTCGGCATGGGCGGGGCTGTACTGGCAGGCGCCGTTCACCCTGCCGGTACTGGCCGCGGCCGGCTGCGCCCTTGCCGCCGTTGCGACCCTTGCGGCCCGGATCGCGCGCCCGGCTGGCCGGCGCTCGGCCCGCGGGGCGGTCCGCGCCGTCCGCATGGACCGGGATGGCGCCTTCCATCTGCGCATGCGCGATGGCTGGCATCCCGTGGAATGGGTCGCCGCCTGGCGGGGGCCGCGCTGGCTGACGCTGCGGGCGCGCCTGACCGGCGGCATTTGTAACGCCCCGGCGGTGCGCCGGCCTTGCGTCACCTTCACTGTCTGGCAGGACGCCTTGCCCGCCGCCGCGTGGCGCCGGACGTGCCTGCTGGTCAACCGGCGCCTGTGCCGCTCGCCCGTCGGCCGGCCGGTGGGTGCGCCATGAGCGAACGCGATATCGACGCTGAACTCGTCGCCCGCGTTCAGCGCGGCGACAAAAAGGCCTTCGACCTGCTGGTCCTGAAATACCAGCGCAAGATCATGCGCCTGCTCTCGCGCATGATCCGCGACCAGGCCGAGATCGAGGACGTCGCCCAGGAAGCCTTTATCAAGGCGTATCGCGCCTTGCCGCAATTCCGCGGCGAAAGCGCTTTCTACACCTGGCTTTACCGCATCGCGATCAATACCGCCCGCAACTGGCTCGCGTCCAATGGACGGCGTCCCAGCACCCCCAATGCGGTCGAAAATGAGGACGGTGAAACTTTTAATGAAACGGACAACCTAAGCGATATCAGCACCCCGGAATCCATGGTCGCCAGCCGCGAAATCGCGGAAACCGTCAACGCGGCCATACAGGGCTTGCCCGAGGAATTGCGCACGGCTATCGTCCTGCGGGAAATTGAAGGTATGAGTTACGAAGACATCGCCCAGAGCATGGGTTGTCCGATCGGTACAGTCCGGTCGCGCATATTCCGAGCCCGGGAAGCGGTGGCCGCGCGTCTGCGGCCATTGCTTGGGAACGATGCCGATCGTCGTTGGTAAGGAGCTGGAGTCATGCAAAGATCATCTGCTTCCGTCCGCGCCGAGGACACCAGCTGGGAAAATTCGGTGTCGGCCTGGATGGATGGTGAAGGAACCGAGGAATGGCTGGATGGCCTGGAAGTGGCCGAAGGCAAGGAAACCTGGGATACGTATCACCTCATAGGCGACGTACTTCGCAATCCGGAGCTGTCCATCACCCCCTCGCCGGCGTTCCAGGCCCGTCTGTCGGCCGCGCTGGCCAATGAATTGCCCATTGTCGCCCCGCGCCGCCGCCGCGCGCTGCGGCCTTCGTGGCGTTTCGGGCTGTCGGGTTTCGCGGTGGCCGCCGCGGTGGCGTCGGTGGCCTGGGTGGCCCAGCCCTACCTGGCGGGAACCAGCGACGCGCCCACGGCGGAAACCCGGGTGCTCGCCGACGCCAGCACGACGGCGGTGGACGATCCCAGCCTTAGCGACTACCTGGAAGCGCATCGGCAACTGGCCGGCCCCACGGCCATCCGCCAAGTGTCTTTCGATGTCGGAGCGGGGCGCTGATGACCGTTGCGACGGTCGTTGCCCTCTCTCCCAGGTCCTGGTCCAATGTCCGCCCGCTGGCGGTCCCGCCGGGAAGGCCAGCCCGTGGCCGCGGTTCCCTTGGCGCGGCGTTCGCCGCGGCCTTGCTGGCGCTGAGCGCCGGCCTGGCGCACGCCCAGGGCGGCGCGCCGCTGGCCAACAGCCTGCCCATGCCCGATGCAGAGGCCCAGGCCTTGTTGGCGCGCATCCAGGATGCCGCCGCCAAGCTCGACTATTCCGGCATCTTCACCTACCAGCAGGGCGAAACCATCCAGTCGTCGCGGGTCATCCACGTGGTGGACGGCAGCGGCGAGCGCGAGCGCATCGAAGTCCTCGACGGGCAGCCGCGCGAGTACCTGCGCCACAACGACGATATCCAGTGCCTGGTGCCCGAGCACAAGACGGTGCTGATCCAGCATAAGCGCGCCGAACAGTTCCCCGGCCTGTTGCTGGGCGCGCCCACGGGCCTGACCAAGTACTATCGCGTGCTGATGCAGCCCGCGCCGCACCGCGTCGCCGGCCGCGAGTGTCGCATCATCACCATCGAGCCCCTGGACAAGGACCGCTACGGTTACCGCCTGTGCGCCGATACCGAGAACGACCTCCTGCTGAAGGCGCAAACGCTGTCCAACGCCTCTACCGTGGTCGAGCAGGTGGCCTTTACCGCCTTGCGGGTCGGGACCGCGGTGGACCACGCCCAGCTGGAATCGCACTGGAATACCAAGGACTGGAAGGTATTGCAGGGCACCATGAAGCCCGTGGACCTGGCCGCCGAAGGCTGGCGCATCCCATTTCCGGCCGGGTTCATGCCGGTGTCGCAGGTGGCCCGCACCATGGCGCATGGCGATGCCGTGAGCCAGATGGTACTGTCCGATGGCCTGGCGGCGATCTCGGTGTTCATCGAGCCGTACGACAAGAAGCGCAACCGTCATCAGCCCCACGGCGCGTACCGGCGCGGGCCGATCAACGTCTACGGTATGCGGATTGCGGACTTCTGGGTGACGGTCCTCGGCGAAGTGCCCGCCTCCACCCTGGAGCAGCTCGCCAAGGCAACCGAATATGTGCCGCCCACCCCGGCACCCAAGTAAACAGCAGACGCCCCTACGGGCGCGCCCCCGGAGCATTGAATGATCCTGTCCACCGTGTCGAAACTTCCCGTGCGGCGGTTCTTCTCTTTTGAACTGCCCATGCAGATCACCCGCCTCATCGGTCGCGGCCGGCGCGGCGGAGCGGTGTTGCTGGCCGCCGTGCTGGCGGGTACGGCCTTGACCGCGCCGGCCGGCGCCGCGTCCACCGGTACCTCTTCGCCGGCGATGATGCTGCCCGATTTCACCTCCATCGTCGAAAAGGCCGATCCCGCGGTGGTGAACATCCGCACCACCGCGACCGTGCCGGTGCGCAGCGGCCCCCAGGACCCCTATGACCTGTTCCGCTTCTTCTTCGGGCCGGATTTCCAGCCGCCCGGGATGCCGGACATGCCGGGCCAGCGTCCGCGCGATCGCCAGCAGCAGCCCAAGCAGCAGCCCCAGCAGCCGCAGGAGCGCACCGTGCCGCGCGGCGTGGGCTCGGGCTTTTTCATCTCGGCGGATGGCTATGTACTGACGAACAACCACGTGGTCAGCGACGCCACGGACATTTTCGTCACCCTGACCGACGGCCGCGAGTTCAAGGCCAAGGTGGTCGGTACCGATGAGCGCACCGACGTGGCGCTGCTGAAGATCGACGCCAAGGACATGCCCTTCCTGCCCATCGGCGACGACAGCAAGATCAAGAAAGGGCAGTGGGTGCTGGCCATCGGCTCGCCCTTCGGCCTGGATTCCACCGTGACGGCCGGGATCGTCAGCGCCATCAACCGCGATACGGGCGAGTACCTGCCCTTCATCCAGACCGACGTGGCCGTGAACCCCGGCAACTCGGGTGGCCCGCTGCTCAACCTGCAGGGCGAGGTCATCGGCATCAATTCGCAGATCATCTCGCGCAGCGGCGGCTTCATGGGGATTTCCCTGGCCATCCCCATCGACGAGGTCATGCGCGTGGTGGACGAACTGCGCACCACGGGCAAGGTCACGCGCGGCCGCATCGGTGTGCAGATCGGCGAAGTCACCAACGAGGTCGCCACGGCCCTGGGCCTGGCCCGGGCGGAAGGCGCCCTGGTCAGCAGCGTGGAGGGCGACAGCCCGGCCGACGCCGCAGGCGTCCAGCCCGGCGACGTCATCCTGCGCTTCAATAACAAGCCGATCGCCCGCTGGTCCGACCTGCCGCGCATGGTGGGCGAAACCAAGCCCGGCACCGTGGCGCCCCTGCAGGTATGGCGCAAGGGCAAGAATGTCACGCTGAGCGTCAAGGTGGCCGAAATCCCGCAGGCCAAGCCCACGGCCGCCCGCAAGGCCGAACCCGAGAAAGAACCGGCCGCTTCCACCGCCCTGGGGCTGACCGTGGTACCGGTGCCCACCGCCACGCAGTCCAAGCTGAAGATCAAGGGCGGCGTGATGGTGCGCGAGGCCACCGGCCAGGCTGCCCAGGCCGGCGTCCAGGAAGGGGACATCGTGTTGTCTATCGGCGACACCGACGTCACGGCGCCCGAGCAGTTCGTACAGGTCGCCGGCAAGGTGGACAAGGCCAGGCCGGTCCCGCTGCTGATACGCCGCGGCGACCAGACCCAGTGGGTGGTGGTCCAACCCGGCAAGTAGGCGCAAGACCGGCTAAAATCGCTGGTTGCCGCAAGGAGGGGGCGCATGGCGCCCCCTCCTTATTTGGTGCACCGGTACCTTCCTTTCCCCACCCGCTTATGCAGCATATCCGTAACTTCTCGATCATTGCCCACATCGATCACGGCAAGTCGACCCTGGCCGACCGCCTGATCCATCGCTGCGGCGGATTGGCGGATCGCGAGATGTCGGCCCAGGTGCTCGATTCCATGGACATCGAGCGCGAACGCGGCATTACCATCAAGGCCCAGACGGCGGCCTTGCAGTACAAGGCCGCCGATGGCCAGGTCTACAACCTGAACCTGATCGACACCCCGGGCCACGTGGACTTCTCCTACGAAGTCAGCCGTTCTCTGTCCGCGTGCGAGGGCGCGCTGCTGGTCGTCGACGCATCGCAGGGGGTGGAAGCGCAGACCGTGGCCAACTGCTACACCGCCATCGAGCTGGGCGTCGAGGTCCTGCCCGTGCTGAACAAGATGGACCTGCCGCAGGCCGACCCCGAAGGCGCGCGGCAGGAGATCGAGGACGTCATCGGCATCGATGCCTCCCGCGCGATCGCCGCCAGCGCCAAGACCGGCATGGGCATCGACGACATCCTGGAGTCCATCGTCCGCGACGTGCCGCCCCCCAAGGGCAGCGCCACCGAGCCGCTGCAGGCGCTGATCATCGATTCCTGGTTCGACAACTACGTCGGCGTGGTCATGCTGGTGCGCATCGTCAACGGCGTGCTGCGGCCCAAGGACAAAATCCTGTTGATGGCGTCCGGCGCCACGCACCTGTGCGAACAGGTCGGCGTGTTCACGCCCAAGTCCGTGCAGCGCCAGGCGCTGAGCGCCGGCGAGGTCGGCTTCGTCATTGCCGGCATCAAGGAACTGGCGCACGCCAAGGTGGGCGACACCCTGACACTGGCCGGCCAGCCGGCCGCGCAGCCGCTGCCGGGCTTCAAGGAGGTCAAGCCCCAGGTCTTCGCCGGCCTGTACCCGGTGGAAAGCAGCGAATACGACCAGCTGCGCGACTCGCTGGAAAAACTCAAGCTGAACGACGCCGCCCTCATGTTCGAGCCGGAAGTCTCGCAGGCGCTGGGCTTCGGCTTCCGCTGCGGCTTCCTGGGCCTGCTGCACATGGAAATCGTGCAGGAGCGCCTGGAACGCGAATTCGACATGGACATCATCACCACCGCGCCGTCGGTGGTGTACGAGGTCGAACAGCGCGATGGCCAGGTACTGACCATCGAAAGCCCGTCGCGCATGCCGGAAGTCGGCAAGATCGCCGATATCCGCGAGCCCATCGTCAAGGTCACGCTGTTCATGCCGCAGGAGTACGTGGGCCCCGTGATGACGCTGTGCAACAACAAGCGCGGCGCGCAGGTCAACATGAGCTACCACGGCCGCCAGGTGCACCTGGTGTACGAGATCCCGCTGGCGGAAATCGTGCTGGACTTCTTCGACAAGCTGAAGTCCGTGTCGCGCGGCTACGCATCCATGGACTACGAGTTCCTGGAATACCGCTCGGCCGACGTCGTGCGCGTGGACCTGCTGATCAACGGCGACAAGGTCGACGCCCTGTCCATGATCGTCCACCGCAGCAACGCCCGCCATCGCGCGCGCGACGTGGTCACGCGCATGCGCGGCCTGATTCCCCGCCAGATGTTCGATGTTGCCATCCAGGCCGCCATCGGCGCGGAAGTCATCGCCCGCGAAAACGTCAAGGCGCTGCGCAAGAACGTGCTGGCCAAGTGCTATGGCGGCGACATCACCCGCAAGAAAAAGCTGCTGGAAAAGCAGAAGGCCGGCAAGAAGCGGATGAAGCAGGTCGGCAGCGTGGAAATCCCCCAGGAGGCCTTCCTGGCCATCCTGCAGGTCGAAGACAAGTAGATAAAGCGAGAAGGCATCACAATATGAGCTGGAACTTTGCGCTGATTTTGTTCGTCCTGCTGGTCATCACCGGCATCATCTGGCTACTGGACGTCACCGTCCTGCGCAAGGCGCGGCGGCGCAAGGGGGAAGAGGCGGCGGCCCGGTTCGATCCGGCCGTCATCGGCGATCCGCAAGAGGCCGAACGCCTGCGCCGCGAAGCCGCCGAGTCCGCCAGCCGCGTGCCGTGGTGGGTGGAATACGCGGTCAGCTTCTTTCCGGTGATTCTGTTCGTATTCGTGCTGCGGTCGTTCGTGGTCGAACCCTTCCGCATTCCGTCCGGCTCCATGCTGCCCACCCTGGAATCCGGCGACCTGATCCTGGTGAACAAGTTCAGCCGCGGTATCCGCCTTCCCATCATCGACAAGAAAGTGCTGGATACCGGCGAGCTGCAGCGCGGGGACGTGATCGTGTTCCGCTATCCGGTGGATCCGGACGTCGATTACATCAAACGGGTGGTGGGCCTGCCGGGTGACGAAGTCGCCTACCTGGACAAGAAACTATATGTAAACGGCCAGGAGGTGAAGCACGTCCGGGACGGCAACTATTTCGAACCGGACCGGGTAGCCTACATCAACCGGTATAAGGAGACGTTGGGCGACGTTACCCACGATATCCTGCTGGATGAGGACAAATACCAGGAGTACGGCCCTATTTGGCAATTCCCGCACCTGGACAACTGCCAGTACAGCCGCAATGGCGTGCGCTGCAAGGTGCCGGCCGGCGAATACTTCGCCATGGGGGACAACCGCGACAACAGCGCGGACAGCCGCTACTGGGGATTCGTTCCGGACGGTAATATCGTAGGCAAGGCCTTCTTCATCTGGATGAATTTTTCCGATCTAAGCCGGATCGGACGATTCAATTGACATGTCGCTCGACGCGCTACAAACCCGCCTGGATCACCGTTTCCGCGATGCCGCCCTGCTGGAGCAGGCGCTGACGCATCGCAGCCATGGTGCGCGCCATAACGAACGACTGGAATTCCTGGGCGATGCCGTCCTGAATTTCGTCGTGGCATCCATGCTGTTCGAGCGCTTCACCAAAATCGACGAGGGCGATCTATCACGCCTGCGCGCCAACCTGGTCAAGCAGGCCTCGCTGGCGGACATCGCGCAGAAGCTCGACCTGTCGCAGGATCTGCGGCTGGGCGAAGGCGAGCTCAAGAGCGGCGGCTTTCGCCGGCCTTCCATCCTGGCCGACACGCTGGAAGCCCTCTTCGGGGCGGTTTTCCTGGACGGTGGTTTCGACGCGGCGCGCCGGGTCATCGCCAGGCAATACCAGCCCGTGCTGGCGACGGTCGATCCCAAGACGCTGGGCAAGGACTCCAAGACCCTGTTGCAGGAGTTCCTGCAAGGGCGCAAGATGGCCTTGCCGGTATACACGGTTGTCGCCACGCACGGCGCCGCGCACAGCCAGCAGTTCGAGGTCGAGTGCGCCATCGCGCCGCTGGATATCAAGGTGACGGCCCCGGGCGCCAGCCGCCGCGCCGCCGAGCAGTCCGCCGCCAAGCTGGCGCTGGAAGCGGCGCAGGCCGCCAGTCCCCCCAAGGCCGGCCGCCGTGCGCCGCGCGCGCGCAAGACCGCGCAATTGTCCTTGCCGGTCGCCGTAGCCCAAGAGATCAAATGACGCAGGAACAATCGCCCCCCGCCAGCGCCACCCGGTGCGGCTTCGTCGCCATCGTGGGCCGGCCCAACGTCGGCAAGTCCACGCTGAACAACGCGCTGATCGGCGGCAAGGTCTCCATCGTCTCGCGCAAGGCGCAGACCACGCGGCATCGCATCCATGGGGTGCTGACCCGCGGTGCGGACCAGTTCGTGTTCGTCGATACGCCGGGTTTCCAGACGCGCCACGGCGGCACCATGAACCGCATGATGAACCGCGTGGTCACGCAGGCGCTGGCCGATGTGGACGTGGTCGTGCACGTGGTCGAAGCGGGA is from Bordetella bronchialis and encodes:
- the lepA gene encoding translation elongation factor 4: MQHIRNFSIIAHIDHGKSTLADRLIHRCGGLADREMSAQVLDSMDIERERGITIKAQTAALQYKAADGQVYNLNLIDTPGHVDFSYEVSRSLSACEGALLVVDASQGVEAQTVANCYTAIELGVEVLPVLNKMDLPQADPEGARQEIEDVIGIDASRAIAASAKTGMGIDDILESIVRDVPPPKGSATEPLQALIIDSWFDNYVGVVMLVRIVNGVLRPKDKILLMASGATHLCEQVGVFTPKSVQRQALSAGEVGFVIAGIKELAHAKVGDTLTLAGQPAAQPLPGFKEVKPQVFAGLYPVESSEYDQLRDSLEKLKLNDAALMFEPEVSQALGFGFRCGFLGLLHMEIVQERLEREFDMDIITTAPSVVYEVEQRDGQVLTIESPSRMPEVGKIADIREPIVKVTLFMPQEYVGPVMTLCNNKRGAQVNMSYHGRQVHLVYEIPLAEIVLDFFDKLKSVSRGYASMDYEFLEYRSADVVRVDLLINGDKVDALSMIVHRSNARHRARDVVTRMRGLIPRQMFDVAIQAAIGAEVIARENVKALRKNVLAKCYGGDITRKKKLLEKQKAGKKRMKQVGSVEIPQEAFLAILQVEDK
- the rnc gene encoding ribonuclease III, with the protein product MSLDALQTRLDHRFRDAALLEQALTHRSHGARHNERLEFLGDAVLNFVVASMLFERFTKIDEGDLSRLRANLVKQASLADIAQKLDLSQDLRLGEGELKSGGFRRPSILADTLEALFGAVFLDGGFDAARRVIARQYQPVLATVDPKTLGKDSKTLLQEFLQGRKMALPVYTVVATHGAAHSQQFEVECAIAPLDIKVTAPGASRRAAEQSAAKLALEAAQAASPPKAGRRAPRARKTAQLSLPVAVAQEIK
- a CDS encoding MucB/RseB C-terminal domain-containing protein, whose product is MTVATVVALSPRSWSNVRPLAVPPGRPARGRGSLGAAFAAALLALSAGLAHAQGGAPLANSLPMPDAEAQALLARIQDAAAKLDYSGIFTYQQGETIQSSRVIHVVDGSGERERIEVLDGQPREYLRHNDDIQCLVPEHKTVLIQHKRAEQFPGLLLGAPTGLTKYYRVLMQPAPHRVAGRECRIITIEPLDKDRYGYRLCADTENDLLLKAQTLSNASTVVEQVAFTALRVGTAVDHAQLESHWNTKDWKVLQGTMKPVDLAAEGWRIPFPAGFMPVSQVARTMAHGDAVSQMVLSDGLAAISVFIEPYDKKRNRHQPHGAYRRGPINVYGMRIADFWVTVLGEVPASTLEQLAKATEYVPPTPAPK
- a CDS encoding DegQ family serine endoprotease, whose product is MQITRLIGRGRRGGAVLLAAVLAGTALTAPAGAASTGTSSPAMMLPDFTSIVEKADPAVVNIRTTATVPVRSGPQDPYDLFRFFFGPDFQPPGMPDMPGQRPRDRQQQPKQQPQQPQERTVPRGVGSGFFISADGYVLTNNHVVSDATDIFVTLTDGREFKAKVVGTDERTDVALLKIDAKDMPFLPIGDDSKIKKGQWVLAIGSPFGLDSTVTAGIVSAINRDTGEYLPFIQTDVAVNPGNSGGPLLNLQGEVIGINSQIISRSGGFMGISLAIPIDEVMRVVDELRTTGKVTRGRIGVQIGEVTNEVATALGLARAEGALVSSVEGDSPADAAGVQPGDVILRFNNKPIARWSDLPRMVGETKPGTVAPLQVWRKGKNVTLSVKVAEIPQAKPTAARKAEPEKEPAASTALGLTVVPVPTATQSKLKIKGGVMVREATGQAAQAGVQEGDIVLSIGDTDVTAPEQFVQVAGKVDKARPVPLLIRRGDQTQWVVVQPGK
- the lepB gene encoding signal peptidase I; its protein translation is MSWNFALILFVLLVITGIIWLLDVTVLRKARRRKGEEAAARFDPAVIGDPQEAERLRREAAESASRVPWWVEYAVSFFPVILFVFVLRSFVVEPFRIPSGSMLPTLESGDLILVNKFSRGIRLPIIDKKVLDTGELQRGDVIVFRYPVDPDVDYIKRVVGLPGDEVAYLDKKLYVNGQEVKHVRDGNYFEPDRVAYINRYKETLGDVTHDILLDEDKYQEYGPIWQFPHLDNCQYSRNGVRCKVPAGEYFAMGDNRDNSADSRYWGFVPDGNIVGKAFFIWMNFSDLSRIGRFN